One window of the Sporomusaceae bacterium FL31 genome contains the following:
- a CDS encoding permease, translated as MSMTHYMELLAVNQPWNLIIYMVIPVALAEALVATEFFVVFHQLKSGALRAVNKWLGIILGFYFLGIFLQLGFSVVPHIEWRGPADILAVGSYLAGVVPLFGIALLELGIIGSSKTAEEKMKLHFILLTIFLVVAHVAMIFGMLDPQLLGWNTANTHNTHMMNHQ; from the coding sequence ATGAGCATGACTCATTATATGGAATTACTGGCCGTAAATCAGCCATGGAATTTAATCATCTATATGGTAATTCCTGTAGCGTTGGCAGAAGCACTTGTTGCGACTGAATTCTTTGTGGTTTTTCACCAGTTAAAATCTGGGGCATTACGGGCAGTTAATAAGTGGTTAGGAATTATATTAGGCTTCTACTTCCTCGGCATATTTCTGCAATTAGGATTTAGCGTTGTTCCACACATTGAGTGGCGTGGACCTGCTGATATTCTAGCAGTTGGCTCATACTTGGCAGGAGTGGTACCACTATTCGGTATTGCTTTATTGGAACTGGGCATTATTGGCTCAAGCAAAACTGCTGAAGAAAAAATGAAGCTGCATTTCATTTTACTCACAATCTTTCTTGTGGTAGCCCATGTAGCCATGATTTTCGGTATGCTTGATCCGCAACTGCTTGGCTGGAATACCGCGAATACACACAATACTCATATGATGAATCATCAATAA
- a CDS encoding D-glycerate dehydrogenase: protein MHKQIVMTRPLLPAAQQKLIDHHFDIKVWEETVPISRQLLMEWLHHAEGLVVDGSVIVDEQLLEAAPNLQVIVQPAVGYDNIDINACTRRGIPVGNTPGVLVEATADLTFGLLLCAVRRIHEGWDFVRQGKWQINQNIPFGLDLYGKTLGIVGMGRIGAAVARRAQAFGMKVIYYNRKQRLDEQKLEVIYSSLDHLLEQADCIIVLSPLSPETQGMFSWEQFAKMKPTAYFVNAARGPIVDTAALVDALTTNKIAYAALDVTNPEPLYGEHPLLKLPNVLITPHIGSATVETRNRMALLTADNLLAGMARQPLPACVNSEVYK from the coding sequence TTGCATAAGCAAATCGTTATGACCAGACCCTTGCTGCCTGCTGCTCAACAGAAGCTGATCGATCACCACTTTGATATTAAAGTTTGGGAAGAGACTGTACCAATATCCAGGCAGCTGTTGATGGAATGGCTGCACCATGCTGAAGGTTTGGTTGTAGATGGCAGTGTGATCGTTGATGAGCAATTATTGGAGGCAGCTCCTAATTTACAGGTTATCGTGCAGCCTGCGGTAGGTTATGATAATATTGATATCAATGCCTGCACGCGGCGTGGGATACCAGTAGGAAATACACCGGGTGTGCTGGTCGAAGCGACAGCTGATTTGACTTTTGGCTTACTCTTATGTGCTGTGCGGCGAATTCATGAGGGCTGGGATTTTGTACGTCAAGGAAAGTGGCAAATCAATCAAAATATCCCATTTGGGTTGGATTTGTATGGAAAAACCTTGGGGATTGTTGGCATGGGACGTATTGGTGCTGCTGTGGCCCGTAGAGCGCAAGCCTTTGGGATGAAGGTGATTTATTATAACCGTAAACAGCGATTGGATGAGCAAAAGCTTGAGGTTATCTATTCCTCATTGGATCATCTGTTGGAACAGGCTGACTGTATTATTGTGCTTAGCCCGCTTTCACCTGAAACCCAAGGCATGTTTAGTTGGGAGCAGTTTGCCAAAATGAAGCCTACAGCCTATTTTGTCAATGCTGCTCGAGGGCCAATCGTCGATACGGCAGCCCTTGTTGATGCACTGACCACCAATAAGATAGCTTATGCGGCACTGGATGTTACCAATCCGGAACCTCTTTATGGTGAGCATCCGCTGCTGAAACTGCCTAATGTCTTAATCACTCCCCATATTGGCAGCGCTACTGTAGAAACCAGGAATAGAATGGCTTTATTAACTGCGGATAATTTATTGGCAGGTATGGCCAGACAACCATTACCTGCGTGTGTCAATAGTGAAGTATATAAGTAG